The Lepisosteus oculatus isolate fLepOcu1 chromosome 28, fLepOcu1.hap2, whole genome shotgun sequence genome includes the window gagtgagaATCAAGTACGTAATGGATGTACGTCGTTCTTGTCATTTAGCTTGACTTCGGAGATTGTTAGCTTAGTGATCCGAGGATCTCATCTTTGACAAAAAGTGGCcaagcagcttgttccatactcccacaaccctttgtgtaactATGTGCCTCCCATTCTCCACTTTCAATGCATTTCCCCTTACTTTCCCTTTTTGAATTTAATATTCAGACAACCCCTTCAGAGATCTGCTCAAGACCGTTAGTTCATGCTTTAGATCAGGTTACATGCAGTGTGACATCACCCTGTGTTTTTCCCATCTTTCCTCAGACCTACAGTGGACCTCATCGGGGCCATGGAGACGCAGAGCGAGCCCTCCGAGCTGGAGCTGGACGATGTCATCATCACCAATCCCCACATCGAGGCCATCCTGGAGAACGAGGACTGGATCGAAGACGCGTCGTACGTCAGATTTGTGGATTTTGTTTCAGCTCCTCCCGAAAGATCACGCTAAGCTGCCCTGTTTCCGTAGGCCGCACTCACTAGGACCCCTACCTGCTTCCACACAACAGGGCCTTTCAGAGCCGCGGGGAAGCCAGGATGCCACCCAGTAATTGAATTACTAATTATGCTGAGGGACTACAGCACTGGGCTGAGGGACGAACAAACAGAGTGTCCACCGCTTACATTGTGGGCGTTGTGACTAAACCAGTGCATCAGTGAACAAGTCCGTCCTGTATTTCACCAACAGGAGGTTCCCAGTCGGACGTGGACAGACTCGGTCCTCTTTTTCCCACCTGGCGATATGTGTAACGGTGGTTTGTGTTGATGTTgcctttatttcagcacatGATTTGTGTTCACAGCAGTGTTTTGTTGGTGCTAAGCACAGGTTCAGGGGTGTTGTTTTCTCCTCTGGTAAATGAGATGGGTGGTAtgtttttgtgctttaaatgttttaggTACCTGTTCTGAGCACAATATTGAGCCTTGATCTAGCcctcaaaataaacatttttgagaAGGATGTACCATGTGAGGAAAAAAGATTTGCATTTGATGTGGATGAGGCTGACTTACTGCAAAATAATATTCTTTATTTCAGAGGCCTGGTCTCTCACTGTATTGCTATCTTAAAGGTAAGCgtttgttaaaatataaaacagtttCTTTGAAGCAAAAGTATGTTTTGTCAGCTTGTTGTGCTATATTTATACCTGTtaaattagttatttttagATCACAAAAGTTCATAAATGACCCTTCATTAGATTCTTTCTTGTAATTATTTATAATCAATTACTACcaagattaaatgaaaaaaaaagaattagccTACAAACAAGATAAGTACTAGAAAAATTAATTAAAGGATATTTGTCAGACATTGATTATCTGTTGGCCGTTTCATTGTGTTAGTTCTCGGACTCTCCCTTGCAGATCTGCCACACTCTGACTGAGAAGCTCGTTGCTATGACCATGGGTTCAGGGGCAAAGGTCAAGGCCCCGGCTAGCCTCAGTGACATCATCACCGTGGCCAAGAGGATCAGCCCGCGGTACGTGAGCGTGTCTGTCAGCAGCTGTCGTGCCGCAGCGCAGCACAGCGCCCTGTGTGATGCTCACTGtgtctgtctcctctcattctgCAGGGTGGACGATGTTGTACGGTCAATGTACCCTCCCCTGGATCCCAAACTTCTTGACGCCAGGTAAGTGATAGcaataaatcattattttaacaAAGCTATGAAAGTGAAAGCATGGTTATCTCAGTTGTGGGGCAAATCTTGTTTACATGCAGTACACACAATCCAAACTACAGATCGTCTGATCTGAGCTTGTGCAACACCGATATACCACGAATCTTGAGGCATTCTGATTTGCAGTGTTTAAAGGCATGGAATGTGAGTTCTTCCAAAAACTGgtcaaaatattaggaaccccACTTAAATGAAGAGATTTCCAGCCCCTTTCCCATATCCTGGGATGACGGCAGGGCTGAAGGGCAATAACTTCAGAGCCCTGTGCAGAACATGCCCCCCCTTTCCAGAGCGCAGCCAGCTGGTACAGTTTCCTGCCTCTGTGAAACCCTCTGACTCGTGGCGTCCATCCCCGCAGAGCCGCCGCCCTGCTGCTGTCCGTCAGCCACCTGGTCCTGGTGACCAGGAACGCCTGCCACATGTCCGGCAGCCTGGACTGGATCGAGCAATCGCTCGACACCGCCGAGGGCCACATGGCCGTGCTGCGGGAGGCCGCCCTGGCGTCCGAGCCCGACAGGAGCCTGCCCGGCGCCGAGGCCTTCCGGCAGGAGCAGTCCGCCATATAGACCCGGAGCGGCCCTCGGACAGCAGCCGGAGCCGGGAGCGCTCTGGCCCCTGTCCCCCCAGCTCGAGATATCCCGCTCCTTCACTCGGCAAGGATTTTAGGGAATGGGCAGTTTCCGACACATCGGCGGGCCTCACGCTGGTAACACGGAGGTAGCTCAGGTAGACTGTTACTCACATGACGGATCATTCACACGGTACTCACTCCGGCCAGCACAACAGGGTTCCTGAAAGGAAAAGGAGTGCAGGTCAGTGATGTAGTGAAAATTAAGGTCCTTAAAATATCACCGTTCCTTTCCTAAAGCCATTTAATAAGAGCAGTCAGACGTTGTAGGCTgaatttctttagtttttctgctgtattttattctgttaaTTGGTAAAGAATATATTTTGTCTCATATGATACAAAAAGTATTAAAGTATAAGCTCTTTTCTTAATAAAGAATCCCTTAAGGGTCTACACCCTGATCAGTGCATGGTGGAGACCCCTGCCGGCCATGGTGTGGCATAGCATGTGAGCTTGCATTGGACTCGAACCGTAAATGCAGAACTCTGGCGGATGGGTTAGGGAGGCACTGCAAGAAGTTGTTTTTGGCAAACAAGGCTCATTCATTCACTCACCCTAGATATCTGACTTCACATCAGTCGAGCACAGGCTGCCTACAATCAATAGGAACAGAAAGCACAGTGTTAACATTTGCTGTCACAAGACGGATTAGACTTTAATCCATTCAAGACAGTTGAATAAACTGTTCAGTCCAGTAGGAAGGTCTGAAATCCAGGTCAGTGAGAGGTGCTGGGTTTGTCAGCTGGCTATcgaattaaaacattttccctGACACTTGTTCCACAATAATTATTATACATTAAATTCTGTATTGAAGTGCatctatagtacagtatatatatatacctgcTTGTATAGGACTGCTGAACCAATAAAAACCAAAACACTTGATCACAACTAATAGCATAAACTTCTAAAGAAAACTAATACATTATGTAATCTCACtggttctgcaaaaaaaaaatcatgcacattttacaagtaaaatgtgtgcatttaaaataagattttgtACAATGCACATTGCTGTTAAGAAATCACTTTTGTAGTTAGTATTTTTTGTAGTAAAGGCATGCCTGCGATCCAGTTCTTGAAGAGAAATATTGTGGACATACTGAGTAAAGTATGTGCTTTTTTAAAGTAAGATGAGATGGCAATAATAGAATGAGACATTGATGGAAACGGGAGGCTTCATGTGTAAAAAATAGTGTAATCATATTTATTGTTAAAATACCACACTTTTCCCCCACTTGCTAATCATACTCGAGAAACTTTGTAAGCATTCtttctgtgctgtttttatGCTGTCAGCTCTTACCTGTGTTACTGAAACTATGAAACACTGACACATGCTTTGTTTCCCTCTGTATAGATTTATACaggcaaataaaacattttctaaaaaagatCCTCCTCTTCCAGCCTGCAGTTTCCGTACAGAGAGAAATTCATTCAGAACATAGACCACAGACCACACTGCTGATCGTATGCACAGAATACCATGAACAACATTAATTTCTGGCATGAatatggtatttaaaaaaaaattaacaatgtaatggaaaagaaaatctaaatatgTAGGATTAACCCCAATTCGCACTGATCCTTATCACCACAATGCTCTACTGGCAATTACAGGCAAGTCTCCAGGGCTCCAGGCTGTGCTTCACAGGCACATGTTCATAACATCGGGAATGCAGCCTGGTCAAGCTCTGAGCCCTGCCTGCTCAGCTCAACATCCTCTGGAGCTTGCTGGTTGTTCCTCTGCAGACTCAGTGGTACCGGTTCCTGGACAACATTCCTCCAGGCAGCTTCAGCAAAAGTTCTGGGTGGTTCTATACTCAGGCCACTTCTGCTCTTTGAACACTGCAGCTGGTGTGAGGATCAATTGCAACCTTTTAATATTCAGTCTCAAGTCTTTAGGTTTCCAGAGAAGACCCTAGAAGACGGTGTTTCCAAAGAACTCTAAAGTAAAAGCAGACAACCCAAACTTTTTCACCTGGCAGGAATGATCCGTGTTACACAAATGTTCATGTTGCAGTAACATGGATCTGGGCAACACGAATTGTGGTCTTAAAAATGTGGTTCCCCCCCAGAGTGGACACAATGCACATGACCAAATGAAGAACGATCACAGAGGAGACATGAGATGTGTGTGTGGTTTCTGACAGTGGTGTCCCTAATAAAACATCATTAAAAACATATTCACACTGTAATGCTAAAAGCACCATTTTCTTTTCAACTGCTACATGGGCATTTATTTCCGGTGTTTTTCTCCTCGCGGCAGTGTCACGTAGCatgaaaattacaaaaaaaaaatatatttatacatatttatatgTTGGGGAGTCTGTTAAAAACGCTGCACCTCGTTTTGATCGAATATATTTTGAGACGGTTCGCCCTCCGTTCCGAGCAGTGTCGTTTCTTCCACCCTCGCTGGACAGACTGCTGACCTCCTCAAGACACTCTCCAGGTACAAACAGACATGGCAGGTCGTACACTACCGACTTACATTTCGGCACTTTACAGAAGAGTTATAAAGATACAAAAAGTGCAGCACATTTCATGAGACAGTTATTTCATGTACAGAATCCAGTCGCCCACTTTCCCCCAGTTTAGAACAGTCCTTTGCTCTTTTTCAGGTTTTTTTGTTTCCAGCTAGGAAGGGTGTTGAACTCATCCCTCTTCATCTCCAAAACCCTCTGAAACagagaaacacaaaaataaacacttttaaagAGGTGTTTACTGATCATGTTACTGAAAGCCGGCTCCATTAGTGAAACACTCAAGCAATCGTTCAAGAGCGAAACGTGTCCTGAAGGGTGAAGCTCATCCCTGTAGGACAATTCAAGAGCTGCTTCCAGAGAGACGGGAGTGAAGTCAGAGTGGAAGTCAGTGTTCTGGTGTAATGGGTCATGATGCCAGGCGGTGCTGTGGTTGGACGGGTCAGGCGGCCGGAGCAGAGCCGTGTGTGGTACCTGGAAGTCCTCGTCGGACAGGTAGAGCTCCAGGCGGAGAGGGTCCACACCCTCGGGCAGTGGCTTGCCCTGCAGCTCCTCCAGGGAGTACTGCGTCTTGCAGAGCCGGGCCAGCGCGTCCTGCACCAGGATCACCTTGTCCCACGAGGCCTCGGCCTGCGAGCACCAGACAGGGTGAAAGAGTCAGCGCCATTCAGGGCTGTCCCAGCACCCTGCGAGCAGCACCCTGGGGCCCCGACCGGGCTTTCAGACATGCGGCCTGATCTACCGGTGACCAGCAGTGGAACAGATGCTGCACTGCATCTCGTCTTCTTGTGTTCTGTCTTGAACACTCAGGGAAACTAATAGATCGAATATTAGTACCTACAAAGTATATCTACTTTTTGATATATACCTTAAAAGTTCAATGATACTTGATATACTTGCAAGCTTGAggtcattgtaatttatttcccCATCtccatatttttgtaaaaagcaaagaaatcacaaaaaatTACGTCAGACACCAACAACACACCAGGATAGACTCTCTACCAGTGATTCGACTACtttgaaagtacagtacagttctcTGCTGGTGGTTGTCTGAATAACAAATATAAGTGTCATCACTACGCGAGATCCAGAAACATTGATCTGTCACCTGTTGGGAGATGTTTAAACAAAAGTGTATTACTCAGTCTGAGGAGAGACAGACTGAACAGACCCCAACTGCCTAAACAAAGCTTCAAGCTGCTGCCTGTAAGACGTAATTTTCCATTTCTACACACTCTGAGGCAGTATTCAaaaggatgttatgttaaaaatatacaatgtGCTGGCTAGACCTCAGAATACTGCGTGTAGTTCTGGTCACTGAGatctgctctggaatcagtcgcTCAGAAATACTCCCTACACTGAGACAGACCCTCTTAGTCTCAACAGAGAAGATCAGGAGAGGACCCGATAAACAAATCACAAGGGCACTGAGGACTTCTCCCTGTGCACTTCTCTGCCATGAGCCGGACACAAGCCAGCAGACTCGAGTGGAAAGTAAGGAAAGGTCGTTTGAAACCGAGCACATCAGGAGGCCAGGACGGAAGGATACCTGTGCCTTGATCGCAGGCAGGGCCTCCCACTTGGGGAAGATGTTGGTGAAGGTGAGGGGCTCGGCACCGGCGTGGATCAGGTAGGCCCGAGGAGGGCGTCTGGCGTTCTTTTCTGAGGAGAGGGGCAGACGTCAAAAGTTGTTCTCCTGGAAAATGCTAGTTCTGAGCAGCTTCATTAAAGTTTGTTAAAACGTTTACAAAAAGGCACTCAAACTCTGACTCATTTTTCCCCGAAATACACGGCACAGCTAAAACGCTGACTCAGCTTCTACGCTGGGACACTGTACCTTTGCAGTACTGCAGG containing:
- the tmem98 gene encoding transmembrane protein 98; this translates as MREQTAMDTVVIVAIGVLGTIFLASFVALVAICRHRYCRPTSLLHQFESKPTVDLIGAMETQSEPSELELDDVIITNPHIEAILENEDWIEDASGLVSHCIAILKICHTLTEKLVAMTMGSGAKVKAPASLSDIITVAKRISPRVDDVVRSMYPPLDPKLLDARAAALLLSVSHLVLVTRNACHMSGSLDWIEQSLDTAEGHMAVLREAALASEPDRSLPGAEAFRQEQSAI